The window TGTTAATGGGGAGCGGCAGATACAACAAGCCGTGGATATGGCCAATAACACCACCGAAAAGCTGGGCCGTGGCCGTTGTATCCGGTTCGACGCCTGCGCCCCTGAAAATGTCAGGGAAAAGGAGATTGCGGAGGCCTCGTCCCGGCGTGGTTTTCTTTTCGGCATGGCAAGGATGGCGGCGAAACAGGCGGTGTCGAAAATAAAAGTTTATAACACCTCCGAAACCTCCAATGGAAAACTTGCGCCAATACCTCTGCCCACGCGCAAACGCATGCTGAACACCATCGTTAAAAACGCCGGGCCGATGCAATTTGCGTTCACCGAAAGCGATTCACCCTTTAGGTTAATAAGAATATCCAGCAGTTGCGTCTTGTGCAATGCTTGTTCAACCTATTGCCCCACAGGAGCCCTTACTTTAAGGGATTATCCGGACCGGGTGGCGTTGGAGTTAACTTCCGCATCCTGCGTAAAATGCCAGGGTTGCGCGAAATTATGCCCTGAAAACGCCATAAGCTACGCGGACGGGTTCAGCGCGGAGGAAGCGCTGGCGGAGCGTCCTGCGCTAATGGCGGAAAAGGGCAAAGCCCAATGCGTTACATGTCAGAAACCTTTCATACCATCTTCTGACGGGCAGGCCCAATGCCAGGGATGCATGAAAGTGGACAAGTTTCAGAGCCATCTTTTTTCCATGTATATCAATAACAGGAGGAGTCATGAAAGCTAAGCTTATAGCGGGGGTGGTAATA of the Nitrospinota bacterium genome contains:
- a CDS encoding 4Fe-4S binding protein, coding for MNASETVKKSVPLSINPSACIDVRAESRVCGACVDICPEECLKISGRSAQVDSASCVECGLCVTACPSSAVSLGSYLEGRIADIIDMEISRSPTVSLYCSKTAYSGGERQKGLFHCLGVLGAGRLVNMVMSEAESVTLNGACRKCVIVNGERQIQQAVDMANNTTEKLGRGRCIRFDACAPENVREKEIAEASSRRGFLFGMARMAAKQAVSKIKVYNTSETSNGKLAPIPLPTRKRMLNTIVKNAGPMQFAFTESDSPFRLIRISSSCVLCNACSTYCPTGALTLRDYPDRVALELTSASCVKCQGCAKLCPENAISYADGFSAEEALAERPALMAEKGKAQCVTCQKPFIPSSDGQAQCQGCMKVDKFQSHLFSMYINNRRSHES